CTCATGAACGCCCGCGAAGAGGTCGTGGAACTGGCTGCCCAGAACATGAGCCAGCACGCCGGCGGTGCCTACACCGGTGAGATCAATGCCCGCATGGTCAAGGAATGTGGCTGCCGACACGTCATCCTCGGCCACAGCGAGCGCCGCAGCATCTTTGGTGAGACCAACGCCACCATCAATGCCAAGGTCCTCGCCGCCCTGGAAGCCCGCCTGCACCCCATCCTTTGCATCGGTGAAACCCTGGAAGAACGCGACGGCGGCCTCATCGAGAAAGTGCTCGAAAGCCAGCTCCGCGAATCCCTGGCCGAAGTCGGTGCCCGCCGCGTGCTGGACTGCGTCATCGCTTATGAGCCCGTCTGGGCCATCGGCACCGGACGCACCGCCAGCCCTCAGCAGGCCCAGGATGCTCATGCCTTCACCCGCAGCGTCCTCACCGACATGTTCGGCGAAGACACCGCCCAGAAACTGCGCATCCAATACGGTGGCAGCGTGAAGCCCAACAACATGGCCGAGCTGATCAGCCAGAAAGACGTGGACGGTGCCCTCGTCGGCGGCGCTAGCCTGGAAAGCGGTAGCTTCTGGGAAATCTGCCGGGCAGCGATTGACTGGGCCAACGCTCAGTAAGTCACCAACTTATCCTTCTAAGGCGGCATCGTGCTTCACGATGCCGCCTTTTTCATTTGCCCGAAGGACTGGCAGGCGGTTACACGTAGAGACGATCATGAAGTTCGTCCTCGCTCCCTTGCTTTCCCTTGTCCTCGCTCTTGGTGCTGCCGCGCAGGCTCCCCTGGCGGAGATTGTTTCCGTACAAAAGGTCTGGGACAAGGCCCCGCATCAGGCCTTCACGGACCTCATCCGCTTTAAGAACCTGTTCTTCTGCTGCTTCCGCGAGGGGGATGGCCATGTCGGGGGCGATGGCGTCATCCGCATCATCATCTCCGCCACCGGGGAAAATTGGGTGGACTACGCCACCATTGCCGAAAAAGGCGTGGACCTGCGCGATCCGAAGCTGGAGATCACCCCGGATGGCAAGCGACTGTACCTGCTCTGTGGCGGCTCCATCTATGAGGGCAGTGAGCTCAAAGGCCGCCGCCCGCGCTACTCCACCTCCATTGATGGCAAGGTGTGGACGCCTCCGCAAAAGCTGCTGGCCGAGGGCGACTGGCTGTGGCGCAGCACCGTGAATCCCACCGACAAGAAATTCTACGGCGTGGCCTACAACTGCTACCCGACCACCGGCGGCCCCAAGTTTGAGCCTGAGTGGTCGCTGAAATCCTACACCAGCACTGACGGCAGCGTGTGGCAGCTTTCCTCCATCATGCAGGTGCCAGGCCAGCCGAATGAAGCGACGATGCGCTTTCTCAAAGACGGCAGCGCTGTGACCCTGGTGCGCCGTGAATCCGGCGACCGCAAAGGTGCCATCGGCGTGGCCAAAGCCCCGTATCGTGAATGGACCTGGACCCAGCTTCCCGTGCCGCTGGGCGGCCCGAATTTCATTGAGCTGCCCGATGGCAGCCTCGTCGCCGGCTCACGCGGTTTTGGCAAAACTCCCGGCCCGCACATGGTGCTCTACACCATGACGCCCACCAGCCTCGCCCCATTGCTGGAGCTACCCAGCGGCGGCGACTGCAGCTACCCCGGCCTGTGCTGGCATGAGGGCCACCTCTACGTGAGCTACTACTCCAGCCACGAAGGCAAAACGAGCATCTACGTGGCCAAGGTGAAACTGCCAGGAGTGAAAGCCCCGTGATGTCCGCCGCCCCCCGCCTCATCGCCATCGTCGCCATGGCCAGCAACCGCGTCATCGGTCGCGCCGGCACCCTGCCCTGGCATTTCCCGGAAGATCTGAAATTCTTCAAACGGACCACCCTGGGCCATCCCATCCTCATGGGCCGCACCACCTATGAATCCATCGGCCGCCCGCTGCCTGGCCGTCAAAACATCGTGCTCAGCCGCACGATGCAGCCCCGCGAAGGCCTCACCGTGATCCGCGATGTGGCCGAGCTGCTCAGCGTCTGCCCCGAGGCTGAAACCCTCTTTGTCATCGGCGGAGCCCAAGTCTATGCCGAACTCCTGCCCCAGTGCGACGGCCTCTACCTGACCCTCGTCAAAGAAGCCCACGAAGGCGACACCTTCCTCCCTGCCTTTGAGCACTTGTTTGACCTCAAAGAAGTCCTCGAAGAAACCGACGCGCTCGAGTTTCGGTACTATGAGGCGAAGCGGTAGGACCGCTTCCCAAAAAGTACTCCAGAGCTTTAGCTCGGAAGGTGTCCCAGCAGCGGATCAGGTGAGCTAAAGCTCTGGAGTACTTTGCAGGCAAAAATTCACGTCGCTGGCTAACACGAACCCGGATTGGATCTCGACAAACCATCGTCCGCAGTGGTGGAATGAGGTCCCTTTGATTAGCTTTCGCTTCACAGACGAATTCATAATTCATCCCATCCATTCTCCAAGCCCACTCTCAGCTCCTCTGCACCAACGGCTACGCGGTTTTTGTCGGATCGGCTGGCTGGCGACTCGTCCTCGGAAGGATTTTCGTGCTCAGTCATGTAACATTCGCTGGCAATCTCTCAGGACAGGAAGACGCCATGAACACAGCCTCACCTTCCTGCCCTGCCTGCGCTCTTGAACTGCCTGACAATGCCTCCCAAGGCCTGTGCCCGCGCTGCCTTATGGCCGGAGCACTGGACACCGCCCCGCCAGCGAGCGGGGGCGGGTCTTTGAAGGATTGAAGCCTTGGCTCGCCGAGAATGCGGATCATGACGACCAGCTCCTAACCGCAGGCCAGCTTGGCCTCAGTGAGACGGCCATCCGCGTGCAGGCGCACCGCCTGCACAAACGGTACCCCGAGCGCGTGGAGGCGGAAGTGGGCCAGACACTGACGACAGGCGCTTCATTGGCGGAAGAGATGCAGCATCTGTTCGCCGCCCTAGCCAGCCAATGATGCGCTGCCTCTTTCCCTAACAAACAAAAACACCCCAGCAGATTTTGCTGAGGTGTTTGAGAGAATTGAATGGCCTCTTAGCGGGCCAGGAAGCGGATTAAGCTTCGTTGCTGTTGTAAGCCTGCTCCTTGACAGTCATGGCCTGCTTGCCCTTACGACCGCGGAGGTAGTGAAGGCGGGCGCGACGGACTTTGCCGGACTTGACCACTTCGATCTTGGCGACCTTGGGGCTGTGGACGGGGAACACACGCTCCACACCTTCGCCGTAGGAGATCTTGCGCACGGTGAACGCTTCGTTCAGACCGGAGCCCTTGTGGGAGATGATGATGCCCGCGAAGATCTGAATACGCTCCTTGTCACCTTCGATGACTCGGGTGTGGATTTTCACACTGTCACCCACCTTGAAGGAAGCGACTTCCTTCTTGAGTTGTTCAGAGTCAATTTTGTCGATGATGTTGCTCATAATGTGCGGGGCGAATTTGATCTCTCCAACCAGTTCCCATGACAGGCGAACGGGGCGAGGGGCGGGCATATTGGATGCTTTTGGTTTTTTCGCAACCAGTTTTTCCATCTTGCTTGCCCGCGCGCCTCTCCAGGGCCATAACCAGCCCGATGACCGCCGATTATCTCCTGATTGATGTGGGCAATGGCCGCACCAAGCTGGGCCTGGCTACCCGGGATGCCATTTTGGACCGGCGAGACCTCCCCACAAGGGAGGTGACGCCAGATCTGGCACGCCAGGCTGCCGCAGGGTGGGACTTTATGCAGGTGATCCTGTGCAGTGTGGTCCCAGCGGCTATCCCGGCCTTTCAGGCGGCCTTCCCCGGCCTGCTGGTGCTGCGGCATGACACCCCCATGGGCATCGGCATCCGCTACCCCAAGCCGGAAAGCATCGGCCCAGACCGCCTGGCCAATACGGTGGCCCTGGCCCACCTGCATGGGGCTCCAGGGGTAGTGATTGATTTTGGCACGGCGGTGACCTTCGACATCCTTTCAGAAGACCGCCACTACTTGGGTGGCGTTATCGCACCGGGGCTGCGCCTGATGACGGACTACCTGCACGAGCGCACCGCCCTGCTGCCCCAGGTGGAACTGCAAGAGCCGGAGACCGCCATTGGCCAATCCACCGTCGGCGCCATCCAGGCCGGGGCCGCCATCGGCTACCGGGGCATGATCAAGGGCATCCTGGAAGCCGTGCGAAAGGAGCTGCCTGTGGGCCCCCTGCACATCGTCGCCACCGGGGGCGATGCGGAATGGATCACCGCCGGAATGGAATGCGACATCGCCGTGGACCCGGATTTGACCTTGCATGGGCTGCGTTTGGTGGGCAATCTCCGCGCCCTCACCCATGTCTGAAAGTTCTATCACCTCGGTTGGCATTGATTTCGGCGGCACCTCGGTCAAACTCGGCGTCTGCCGGGGCGGCGAATTGCTGGCCACGGATGCCCCCATCCCCACCGCCAATTTTGCCGGCCCTGCCGCACTCATCGGTGAGATGGCCAGCCGTGTGGCCAAGCTGCGCGAGACCTACCCCGACATCGCCGCTATTGGCGTGGGTGTGCCTGGGCTGGTGGACTTTGACCACGGGTTTGTCCATATCCTGACCAATGTTCCTGGCTGGAAGCATGTACCGCTGAAAGCTATCCTGGGTGAAAAGACGGGCCTGCCGGTGGTGGTGGAAAATGATGCGAATGCGATGGCCTACGCGGAGTTCCGCTATGGCGCAGCCCGAGGGCTGAAGAATGTGGTGGCCCTGACCATGGGCACCGGCATCGGCGGTGGCCTCATTTTGAATGGCCAGCTTTACCGTGGCAGCGGCTGCGCGGCCGGGGAGATCGGCCAGATGAGCATCGAATGCGATGGCCGCTCAGGCCATTACGGCAACCTGGGCGCTTTGGAAAAATACACGGGCAATAAGGAGATCGCCGAGCACGCCGTGCAGCGCTATGCCGAAGCCCACGTGAAGAAGACCGTGGAAGAGTGCACGCCAAAAAACATCGCCGATGCCGCCAAGGCGGGTGATGACATCGCCCGCCAGATCTGGGATGAAATCGCGGACTGGCTGGGCACTTCCCTCTCCAGCATCGCTTGGCTGCTGAACCCAGATGCCTTCGTGATCGGTGGTGGTGTAGCGCAGGCGGGCGATCTGATCTTTGATCCGCTGAAGCGCAAGGTGCAGTCCATGCTCAGCACCGTCGTCTGGGAGCGGCTGCAGATCCTGCCAGCCCGCTTCAGCAATGAATCCGGCATCATCGGGAATGCGGCCCTGGCAGCAGATTCCATCGCCTGATCATTGGTTAGGCTGACCTCGGCTGTAGTGACCGTCAGCCCCTGCCCATGGCCAGTTCCAGCTTGAGGCGTTCAGCCTCGAACTCTTCCTCCGCCATCTTGCGCGGCACGGTCATTGTAGGCTCGAAAATGACGCGGACTTTGGAAAAAGGCAGCGGCAGAAGAAACTGGTCCCAGGTTTTGAACCGGATGGCATGGCTGTACTCCACACGCACGGGCACAATGGTGCCGCCGGTGAGCTGGCCCAGCTTGATGATGCCGGGCTGCAATTGATAGACAGGCCCGCGCGGGCCATCTGGAGTGATGCCGATGTCGCGCCCTTCCTTCACCTTTTCGGCCATCATGATCAGCGCAGCCAAGCCCTTTTGTGGTTTGGAACTGGAGCCACGGGCGGCCTCAAAACCGAAGGCGGCGCAGGCATCGGCAATGATCTGGCCATCGCCGCTGGGGCTGCTCAAGATAGCACCAGGAATGTGGGCAAACCAGAGTTCGTGCACATAAGGGATGACAAACATTCGGTTATGCCAAAAGGCCCAGATCCATCCTGTGCGTGAGGTATTGAAGGCGCCGGCCCGGTCCTCCACCTCAAAGCGCAGGGTCGCCCCAATGCCGCGCATGAGCAGCGCGACCACTTTGCCGATGTTCTTGATCCTGATTTTTGCCATGAAAGGCCATCCATAGAGGGGGCCACGCCAGCGTGCAAGCAGGTCACTTCAACATCGCTTCCAGGCCCAAGCGCCAAGCTGCCCAGTCGTGACCTCCTGCCACCTCATGGTAGTTTTCACGCGTCAGAAAGCTCCGGGCAAAGAGTTCATTCGACACTCGATGACGATCCCGTAACCCACAGGCCAAAGCTACGGGGATCTCAGGCCCAGAGGCGGTTAGCCAAGTCTCCTTCAGTCGAGCCCAGAGCAATCTCATAGACGAGTCTTTATCCACGGCTTCAACATTCCCAGCTCTCCAGAATGCTAGCCCCCCGGCCTTCGAAATCTCCTCCATCAGGGCTGGGTCCCCCAGATACGGAGCCAAGAGAAGCACCTCTTGAACTGCATGGGGATACTTAAGTACAGCGATCAAAGCGCCCAGTCCCCCCATTGACACTCCCACCATCGTTACCTGCATTCCTTCCTTGTAAGCAGGGGATAAAATCTCCTCCCACAGGCATATCTCCACCGCGCGATTCATATAATATCCCAGATGCAAATCTGGCACCACGATCCGTGCTTCCGGCCGCTTTTTTTGAATCTGTGCGACCAACCCCTCGCGATCAAATTCCATCGGCGAACTGTATCGTCCGGGCAGCATCACCACCCACTCTTTGGCCGCTCCAGTCACCGGTTCAAACACAAGTTTCTTCACAGGCCGTGAAGCCCTAGGCGGCAAGAGACGGCAAGAACTGAAAGGCAGACAACACAATAACCGAGCAAAATGAGAACGCGTCATGGGACAACTTCCATGAAGTACGCACCCCATGCGCTTTGGAGAACCATTGATTAGGCCAAAATGAAATCCGACTTGTCATTCTCTGGCGTTTCTGGTGAAATCATTTTCGGAATTAACCTTCCCCCCCCCCTCCTATGAAAGCACTACTGCATCGTGTCGGAGTTCGTTTGGCGGTCGTCACTATGATGGCTGCATGTTCTGGGGCCGCCTTTGCGGCTGATGACGTGAACCAGATCTTCCAGATGGGCCGGGCGGCCTACTACAAGGGAGACGTCGAGACCGCCTACCAACTGCTGGTGCAGGTAGAACAGCGAAATCCGAAACACTTCGAAACCAAGGCATTGCTCGCTCAGATCCGTGCCCAAAAGAAGCCGGGAACCGTTTCAGTGAAGAAGACCTATGAAGGGGTGCTGCTGACCAAAATCGAATTTACGGAAGTCACTCTGGAGGAGGCGGTGGAGGGTCTGCGCGTGCTTTCCAAAACAGCCTCCGACGGAAAGGTGATTCCCAACATCATCATCAAGGATCCAGCGCTAGCCTCCAAAACTCTGTCGCTCAATCTGCGCAACCTTCCGCTGACGGATGCCATCCAATATCTGGCCGACATTGTCGGTGCCAAGACCGTATACGACAAGCATGCCGTGATGTTTACGACCGTGGCCACGGTGGGCAATTAAGCCTGGGTAAGTCTCGTCCGTGTTCCGCTCGTCCTAA
This is a stretch of genomic DNA from Prosthecobacter algae. It encodes these proteins:
- the tpiA gene encoding triose-phosphate isomerase, with amino-acid sequence MIYFRKPIIAANWKMHMTPQETDDFLRSFSRLVPEKCPVQIVVAPPFVSLTKAQEVLMNAREEVVELAAQNMSQHAGGAYTGEINARMVKECGCRHVILGHSERRSIFGETNATINAKVLAALEARLHPILCIGETLEERDGGLIEKVLESQLRESLAEVGARRVLDCVIAYEPVWAIGTGRTASPQQAQDAHAFTRSVLTDMFGEDTAQKLRIQYGGSVKPNNMAELISQKDVDGALVGGASLESGSFWEICRAAIDWANAQ
- a CDS encoding exo-alpha-sialidase; its protein translation is MKFVLAPLLSLVLALGAAAQAPLAEIVSVQKVWDKAPHQAFTDLIRFKNLFFCCFREGDGHVGGDGVIRIIISATGENWVDYATIAEKGVDLRDPKLEITPDGKRLYLLCGGSIYEGSELKGRRPRYSTSIDGKVWTPPQKLLAEGDWLWRSTVNPTDKKFYGVAYNCYPTTGGPKFEPEWSLKSYTSTDGSVWQLSSIMQVPGQPNEATMRFLKDGSAVTLVRRESGDRKGAIGVAKAPYREWTWTQLPVPLGGPNFIELPDGSLVAGSRGFGKTPGPHMVLYTMTPTSLAPLLELPSGGDCSYPGLCWHEGHLYVSYYSSHEGKTSIYVAKVKLPGVKAP
- a CDS encoding dihydrofolate reductase; protein product: MSAAPRLIAIVAMASNRVIGRAGTLPWHFPEDLKFFKRTTLGHPILMGRTTYESIGRPLPGRQNIVLSRTMQPREGLTVIRDVAELLSVCPEAETLFVIGGAQVYAELLPQCDGLYLTLVKEAHEGDTFLPAFEHLFDLKEVLEETDALEFRYYEAKR
- the rplS gene encoding 50S ribosomal protein L19 yields the protein MSNIIDKIDSEQLKKEVASFKVGDSVKIHTRVIEGDKERIQIFAGIIISHKGSGLNEAFTVRKISYGEGVERVFPVHSPKVAKIEVVKSGKVRRARLHYLRGRKGKQAMTVKEQAYNSNEA
- a CDS encoding type III pantothenate kinase, with product MTADYLLIDVGNGRTKLGLATRDAILDRRDLPTREVTPDLARQAAAGWDFMQVILCSVVPAAIPAFQAAFPGLLVLRHDTPMGIGIRYPKPESIGPDRLANTVALAHLHGAPGVVIDFGTAVTFDILSEDRHYLGGVIAPGLRLMTDYLHERTALLPQVELQEPETAIGQSTVGAIQAGAAIGYRGMIKGILEAVRKELPVGPLHIVATGGDAEWITAGMECDIAVDPDLTLHGLRLVGNLRALTHV
- a CDS encoding ROK family protein, with the protein product MSESSITSVGIDFGGTSVKLGVCRGGELLATDAPIPTANFAGPAALIGEMASRVAKLRETYPDIAAIGVGVPGLVDFDHGFVHILTNVPGWKHVPLKAILGEKTGLPVVVENDANAMAYAEFRYGAARGLKNVVALTMGTGIGGGLILNGQLYRGSGCAAGEIGQMSIECDGRSGHYGNLGALEKYTGNKEIAEHAVQRYAEAHVKKTVEECTPKNIADAAKAGDDIARQIWDEIADWLGTSLSSIAWLLNPDAFVIGGGVAQAGDLIFDPLKRKVQSMLSTVVWERLQILPARFSNESGIIGNAALAADSIA
- a CDS encoding lysophospholipid acyltransferase family protein, with product MAKIRIKNIGKVVALLMRGIGATLRFEVEDRAGAFNTSRTGWIWAFWHNRMFVIPYVHELWFAHIPGAILSSPSGDGQIIADACAAFGFEAARGSSSKPQKGLAALIMMAEKVKEGRDIGITPDGPRGPVYQLQPGIIKLGQLTGGTIVPVRVEYSHAIRFKTWDQFLLPLPFSKVRVIFEPTMTVPRKMAEEEFEAERLKLELAMGRG
- a CDS encoding alpha/beta fold hydrolase, which gives rise to MKKLVFEPVTGAAKEWVVMLPGRYSSPMEFDREGLVAQIQKKRPEARIVVPDLHLGYYMNRAVEICLWEEILSPAYKEGMQVTMVGVSMGGLGALIAVLKYPHAVQEVLLLAPYLGDPALMEEISKAGGLAFWRAGNVEAVDKDSSMRLLWARLKETWLTASGPEIPVALACGLRDRHRVSNELFARSFLTRENYHEVAGGHDWAAWRLGLEAMLK